The Acinetobacter sp. GSS19 genome includes a region encoding these proteins:
- a CDS encoding DUF808 domain-containing protein translates to MASSLLLLLDDIATILDDVAMMSKMATKKTAGVLGDDLALNAQQVSGIRADRELPVVWGVAKGSFINKLILVPLALLISVVAPWLISPLLVIGGLFLCYEGVEKVIHSLHKKKPHTAEEAKAELIQEEIDLETFEKEKIKGAVRTDFILSAEIVVITLGTVATASFMQKVSVLSVIAIIMTIGVYGLVAMIVKIDDLGLYLSQQHAQMKQNLGRALLAFAPILMKTLSIVGTVAMFLVGGGIISHAVPLIHHFSEHTADSAELIPNVGNVIGAITPTLLNLGLGLIAGFLVLLLVGAVQKFWPKSS, encoded by the coding sequence ATGGCGAGCAGCTTACTTTTACTGTTAGATGACATTGCGACAATTTTGGATGACGTGGCCATGATGAGCAAAATGGCCACCAAAAAAACTGCCGGTGTTTTGGGGGATGACCTGGCTTTGAATGCGCAGCAGGTCAGTGGAATTCGTGCTGATCGTGAGTTGCCTGTGGTTTGGGGGGTAGCGAAAGGTTCTTTTATTAACAAACTGATTTTGGTGCCCTTGGCCTTGTTGATCAGTGTGGTGGCACCATGGCTGATCAGTCCGCTGTTGGTGATTGGTGGTTTGTTCCTGTGCTATGAAGGTGTGGAAAAAGTCATCCACTCTCTGCATAAGAAAAAGCCGCATACGGCTGAAGAAGCCAAAGCCGAGCTGATTCAGGAAGAGATTGATCTAGAAACCTTTGAAAAAGAAAAAATCAAAGGTGCAGTACGAACCGATTTTATTCTGTCGGCTGAGATTGTGGTGATTACGTTGGGTACTGTGGCGACAGCGAGCTTTATGCAAAAGGTTTCAGTGCTGAGTGTGATTGCCATCATTATGACCATTGGTGTGTATGGTTTAGTCGCGATGATTGTAAAAATTGACGACTTGGGTTTGTATTTGTCACAACAACATGCACAAATGAAACAAAATTTAGGTCGTGCGCTGTTGGCTTTTGCGCCAATCTTAATGAAAACCCTGTCAATTGTGGGAACGGTCGCGATGTTCCTGGTGGGTGGGGGCATTATTAGCCATGCTGTACCTTTAATTCATCACTTTAGCGAACATACTGCTGACAGCGCGGAACTGATTCCGAATGTCGGCAACGTGATTGGAGCAATCACACCGACCCTGCTGAATCTGGGACTAGGCTTAATTGCAGGCTTTCTGGTGTTGCTATTGGTGGGCGCAGTACAAAAATTCTGGCCGAAATCATCGTAA
- the ypfJ gene encoding KPN_02809 family neutral zinc metallopeptidase: protein MRWKGRRVSTNLEDRRGGAGAKAGGISILGLIVAFVAWKFFGVDPQQAYQATQQVTAQQSTASALENPTPEQQEAANFVGTILADTEDTWAPIFKQKGAQYQSPKLVLFSGVVNSGCGTAQSAMGPFYCPADQKVYIDTSFFQQMRQELGVSGEQNQTELSRRDQAGDFAQAYVIAHEVGHHIQTITGISEQVQQQRSQVGKVEANQLSVRQELQADCFAGIWAHHNQQRTQFLEQGDIAEAMDAAHKIGDDYLQKRSTGQVVPDSFTHGSSEQRQRWFERGWQTGDMQQCDTFSVRQL from the coding sequence ATGCGTTGGAAAGGTCGTCGTGTTAGTACAAATTTGGAAGACCGTCGTGGTGGCGCTGGTGCTAAAGCCGGTGGCATCAGTATTTTGGGTTTAATCGTGGCCTTTGTGGCTTGGAAGTTTTTTGGGGTCGATCCGCAACAGGCCTATCAGGCGACCCAACAGGTCACGGCTCAACAATCTACTGCTTCAGCGCTAGAAAATCCAACACCGGAACAGCAGGAAGCTGCAAACTTTGTGGGTACAATTCTGGCGGATACCGAAGATACCTGGGCTCCAATTTTTAAACAGAAAGGTGCCCAGTATCAGTCACCCAAACTGGTGTTGTTTAGTGGTGTAGTGAATTCTGGTTGTGGTACGGCTCAATCCGCAATGGGACCGTTCTATTGCCCAGCCGACCAGAAAGTCTATATCGATACCAGCTTCTTCCAGCAGATGCGCCAAGAGCTTGGGGTATCTGGTGAGCAGAACCAGACCGAACTGTCCCGACGCGATCAGGCCGGTGATTTTGCCCAAGCCTATGTGATTGCGCATGAGGTTGGACATCATATCCAGACCATTACCGGAATTTCTGAACAAGTGCAGCAACAGCGCAGTCAGGTCGGTAAGGTGGAAGCCAATCAACTTTCGGTACGACAAGAATTACAGGCGGACTGTTTTGCCGGCATCTGGGCCCACCATAATCAGCAGCGTACCCAGTTCCTTGAGCAGGGGGATATTGCTGAAGCCATGGATGCAGCACATAAAATTGGCGATGACTATTTACAAAAACGTTCAACCGGGCAAGTCGTTCCGGATAGCTTTACCCATGGCAGTAGTGAACAACGCCAGCGCTGGTTTGAACGGGGCTGGCAAACTGGCGATATGCAACAGTGTGATACGTTCTCTGTTCGTCAGCTTTAA
- the trpS gene encoding tryptophan--tRNA ligase codes for MSNQDTRPVILTGDRTTGQLHLGHFVGSLRSRVGLQDSHHQHLLLADAQALTDNADNVEKVRSNVIEVATDYLAVGIDPSKTTICVQSCLPALNELTMLYLNFVTVARLERNPTIKSEIQLRGFERDIPAGFLCYPVAQAADITAFKATVVPVGEDQIPMIEQTNEIVRRVNRQIGRDLLPECKALLSNVGRLPGFDGKAKMSKSLGNTIVLNATDKDIKKAVNAMYTDPNHLRIEDPGQVEGNVVFTYLDAFDTNKEELEELKAHYRRGGLGDGTVKKRLEGILKDLIGPIRERRNELSKDPDYIMDVLREGTEKCRIITQQTLDEVKDGLGLFRF; via the coding sequence ATGAGTAATCAAGATACTCGCCCAGTAATTTTGACGGGCGACCGTACCACAGGACAATTACACTTAGGACATTTTGTCGGCTCTCTACGTTCTCGTGTCGGTTTACAGGACAGCCATCATCAACACTTGTTACTCGCCGATGCCCAAGCATTGACTGACAATGCGGATAACGTAGAAAAAGTACGCAGCAACGTGATTGAAGTGGCAACCGACTATCTAGCTGTCGGGATTGACCCAAGCAAAACTACGATTTGTGTACAGTCTTGCCTACCAGCATTGAATGAATTGACCATGTTGTACCTCAATTTTGTGACCGTGGCACGTTTAGAACGCAATCCAACGATCAAGTCTGAAATCCAGCTACGTGGCTTCGAGCGTGATATTCCAGCTGGCTTCCTGTGCTATCCAGTGGCACAAGCTGCGGATATTACCGCGTTCAAGGCAACCGTTGTGCCGGTCGGTGAAGATCAGATTCCAATGATCGAACAGACCAATGAAATCGTGCGTCGTGTCAACCGTCAGATTGGCCGTGACTTACTGCCAGAATGTAAAGCGCTATTGTCGAATGTTGGCCGTTTACCCGGCTTTGATGGCAAAGCGAAAATGTCGAAATCTTTGGGCAATACCATCGTGCTGAATGCGACCGACAAAGACATCAAGAAAGCGGTCAATGCCATGTACACCGATCCGAACCATTTGCGTATTGAAGATCCAGGTCAGGTGGAAGGCAACGTGGTATTTACCTATCTCGATGCTTTTGACACCAACAAGGAAGAACTCGAAGAGTTAAAAGCGCATTATCGCCGTGGTGGTTTAGGCGATGGTACGGTGAAAAAACGTCTGGAAGGTATTTTAAAAGACCTGATCGGGCCAATCCGTGAACGTCGCAATGAACTGTCGAAAGACCCGGATTACATCATGGATGTGTTGCGTGAAGGTACGGAAAAATGCCGCATCATCACCCAGCAAACCCTGGATGAAGTGAAAGATGGTTTAGGTCTGTTCCGTTTCTAA